A genome region from Tursiops truncatus isolate mTurTru1 chromosome 15, mTurTru1.mat.Y, whole genome shotgun sequence includes the following:
- the MDH2 gene encoding malate dehydrogenase, mitochondrial, whose product MLSALARPASAALRRSFSTSAQNNAKVAVLGASGGIGQPLSLLLKNSPLVSRLTLYDIAHTPGVAADLSHIETRATVKGYLGPEQLPDCLKGCDVVVIPAGVPRKPGMTRDDLFNTNATVVATLTAACAQHCPEAMICIIANPVNSTIPITAEVFKKHGVYNPSKIFGVTTLDIVRANTFVAELKGLDPARVSVPVIGGHAGKTIIPLVSQCTPKVDFPQDQLTPLIGRIQEAGTEVVKAKAGAGSATLSMAYAGARFVFSLVDAMNGKEGVVECSFVKSQETDCPYFSTPLLLGKKGIEKNLGIGKISPFEEKMIAEAIPELKASIKKGEEFVKNMK is encoded by the exons ATGCTCTCCGCCCTCGCCCGGCCTGCCAGCGCCGCTCTCCGCCGCAGCTTCAGCACCTCGGCCCAG AACAATGCTAAAGTAGCCGTGCTGGGGGCTTCCGGAGGAATCGGGCAGCCGCTCTCACTTCTCCTGAAGAACAGCCCCTTGGTGAGCCGCCTGACCCTCTACGATATTGCTCATACGCCCGGAGTGGCCGCCGACCTGAGCCACATAGAGACCAGGGCGACAGTAAAAG GTTACCTCGGACCTGAGCAGCTGCCAGACTGCCTGAAGGGCTGCGACGTGGTGGTGATTCCAGCGGGAGTCCCAAGAAAACCAG GCATGACCCGGGATGACCTGTTCAACACCAACGCCACGGTTGTGGCCACCCTGACTGCTGCCTGTGCCCAGCACTGCCCCGAGGCCATGATCTGCATCATTGCAAATCCG GTTAACTCCACCATCCCAATCACAGCAGAAGTTTTCAAGAAACACGGAGTATACAACCCCAGTAAAATATTTGGGGTGACAACCCTGGACATTGTCCGAGCCAACACTTTTGTTGCAGAACTGAAG GGTTTGGACCCGGCTCGCGTCAGCGTTCCTGTCATTGGCGGCCATGCTGGGAAGACCATCATCCCCCTGGTCTCTCAG TGCACCCCCAAGGTGGACTTCCCCCAGGACCAGCTGACCCCCCTCATCGGGCGGATCCAGGAGGCCGGCACGGAGGTGGTCAAGGCCAAGGCCGGAGCAG GCTCTGCCACCCTATCCATGGCGTATGCCGGAGCCCGGTTTGTCTTCTCCCTCGTGGATGCGATGAACGGAAAGGAAGGAGTTGTCGAATGTTCCTTCGTTAAGTCCCAAGAAACGGACTGTCCGTACTTCTCCACACCATTGCTGCTGGGG AAAAAGGGCATCGAGAAGAATCTAGGCATTGGCAAAATCTCCCCTTTCGAAGAGAAGATGATCGCCGAGGCCATTCCTGAGCTGAAAGCCTCCATCAAGAAAGGAGAGGAGTTTGTAAAGAACATGAAGTGA